The following DNA comes from Pseudomonas sp. Tri1.
CTTCGCGCAGGGCGAAGGGAATTTCGGCGGTCATGCGCGTTTCAATGAAGCCCGGTGCCACGGCGTTGATACTGATTCCGCGCGCCTGTAACGCCGGTGCCCAGGCCTGGGCCAGGCCGATCAGCCCGGCCTTGCTCGCGGCATAGTTGGTTTGCCCGCGGTTGCCGGCGATGCCACTGATGGACGCCAGCAACACGACACGGCCATTGTCCCGCAGGGTGCCGCTGTCAAGCAGGGCCTTGGTCAGGACCTGAGGCGCGTTGAGGTTGACCGCCAGCACCGCGTCCCAAAACTCCGGGGTCATGTTGGCGAGGGTCTTGTCCCGAGTGATGCCGGCGTTGTGCACCACGATGTCGACGCCGTCGGGCAGGTGCTCGATCAACTGTGTGGCCGCCTCTTCGGCGCAGATGTCCAGCGTCACGCTGCGCCCGCTCAAGCGTGCCGCCAGGGCGTCGAGGTCGGCTTTGGCCTGGGGAACGTCCAGCAGGATCACGTCGGCGCCGTCCCGGGCCAGGGTTTCGGCGATGGCTGCGCCGATCCCCCGGGCGGCACCGGTGACCAGTGCCTTGAGCCCGGTGAGCGGCCGGGTCCAGTCCTGGACCTGGGTGTCGCAGGCGTTGAGGCGAATGACCTGCCCGGAAACGAAGGCACTTTTGGGCGACAGGAAAAACCGCAGTGCGCCTTCCAACTGCGTTTCGGCGCCGTCACCGACATACAGCAGTTGCAGCGTCCCGCCGTGGCGCAATTCTTTGGCCAGGGAACGGCTGAAACCCTCCAGCGCCCGCTGGGCACTGGCGGCGAATGGATCGCCCAGGCTTTCCGGCGCACGACCAAGGATGACGACATGGGCGCTGCGGTCGAGGTTTTTCATCAGGGGTTGAAAGAACTCTCGCAGCTGCTTGAGCTGATCGACCTGCACCAAATGGCTGGCGTCGTACACCACGGCCTTGATTTTCGGGCCGTGGCCGGGGATCCATTCGGTGGCCAGAGTCGGCTCGCCGCCGTAGACGAAAATGGCGTCGGTCAGGCGCTTGGCGAATGTGCCGACCTGCTCGGTCAACGGCCCGCCGCCCAGCAGCAATGCCCCCTCGATCGGCCGCAGCCGCCCGGCCTGCCAGCGCTCCAGACGTACCGGTGAGGGCAGGCCCAGGGCTCCGACCAGACGCAGGCCAATGGCCGAATTGGCGAAGTCGATATAACGGTCTGACATGGAACACACTCCGGCTGATGAGGTTCAAAGTGTGGACCATGATTGGCAATCAGTCGTTCTATCGGCGAGATAAAGCCTAAGCTTGAGCTGGAGCGCTCTTTCCAGAGCCCCGAATTCCTGTGGTAGCAAGCTTGCTCGCGATGCAGACGCCTCGGTTTTTCCAGGGCGATGGCGTCATCGTTTATCGCGAGCAAGCTCGACTCCCATGGGTGATTCGGTTGAGTTTCATAAGGTGATGGGCACATTCAGACCTACACGGGGAGTTCTTCATGACACAGCTACGCCGCGTCGCGATCATCGGTGGTAACCGCATTCCCTTCGCCCGCTCCAACGGGCCCTATGCCACCGCCAGCAACCAGGCGATGCTGACTGCCGCCCTCGAGGGGCTGATCGAGCGCTACAACCTGCATGGCCTGCACATCGGCGAGGTCGCCGCCGGTGCGGTGCTCAAGCACTCCCGGGATATGAACATGACCCGCGAATGTGTGCTCGGTTCGCGGCTGTCACCGATGACGCCGGCCTATGACGTACAGCAGGCCTGTGGCACGGGGTTGGAGACGGTGCTGCTGGTCGCCAACAAGATCGCCCTGGGCCAGATCGACAGCGGCATTGCTGGTGGGGTCGACACCACCTCGGACGCACCGATTGCGGTCAATGAAGGGCTGCGCAGGATTCTGCTGCAAGCCAATCGCGCCAAGACCACTGCCGACAAGATCAAGACCTTCCTGCAACTGCGCCCTCAGCACCTGGTTCCTGACCTGCCGCGTATCAACGAACCGCGTACCGGCCTGAACATGGGGCAACACTGCGAATTGATGGCGCAAACCTGGCAGATTCCCCGGGAGGAACAAGATCAGTTGGCCTTGGAAAGCCATCAGAAATTGGCTGCGTCCTACGCCGAAGGCTGGCAGAACGATCTGATGACGCCGTTTCTCGGCCTGACCCGGGACAACAACCTGCGCCCGGACCTGACCCTGGAAAAGCTCGCTTCCCTCAAGCCGGCCTTCGAAAAAAGCGCCAAGGGCACGATGACAGCGGGCAACTCCACGCCACTGACCGATGGCGCCTCGTTGGTGTTGCTGGGCAGCGAAGAGTGGGCCCAGGCCCGTGGCCTGCCGATCCTGGCGTACCTGCGCGACGGCGAAACGGCCGCGGTGGATTTCGTCCACGGCGCCGAAGGGCTGCTGATGGCGCCGGTCTACGCAGTGCCGCGACTGCTGGCGCGCAACGGCCTGACGTTGCAGGACTTCGATTACTACGAGATCCACGAAGCGTTCGCCGCCCAAGTGCTATGCACGTTGAAGGCTTGGGAAGACCCCGATTATTGCAAGACCCGCCTGGGCCTCGCCGCGCCGCTGGGGGCCATAGACCGCAGCCGGTTGAACGTGAAGGGCAGTTCCCTGGCCGCCGGGCACCCGTTTGCCGCCACGGGCGGGCGAATTGTCGCCAACCTGGCCAAGTTGCTGGATGCGGCGGGGCGCGGACGAGGGCTGATCTCCATTTGCGCCGCCGCCGGCCAGGGCGTGACGGCGATTATCGAGCGCTGAGGATCGCGCCGTTCTGTTGGGACGCCAGTTCCCGCTGTCGGCTGGCGTAGCGCTCGGCCAGGATCGAGCAGACGATCAACTGCATCGGGTGATAAATCATGATCGGCAACAGGATCAGGCCCAAGCCAGGGTTGTTGCCGAAAATCAACGCCGCCATCGGTACCCCGGCGGCGAGGGACTTCTTGCTGGCACAGAACACCGCCGCGATTTCATCGGCGTTGCTGAACCGCAGGGTCCGGGCGGTGCGGGTGGTCATCCACAAAATGATTGCCAGCAGCACGGCGCTGCCGATCACCGCGCTGAGCAACACGCCGTGGCCCTGCTGTTGCCAGATCCCCGACACCATCGAATTGCAGAATGCCGCATAGACCAGCAGCAGGATCACCAGTTTGTCGATGACGCTGGTATAGCGTTTGTACCGACCGAAAAAACCGGCCAGCCAACGCCGCAGGAACTGCCCCAGCACCAGCGGCAGCAACAACATCATGCACAGGTCGAGCAAGGTCGAACCCAAGTCGATGCCGCCGGCACCGCTGCCGACCACGAAACTGACCAGCAACGGCGTCAGGACCACCCCCAGCACGCTGGACAGGCTCGCGTTGAGAATCGCTGCCGGTACATTGCCGCCGGCGCTGCCGGTCAGGGCCACCGAGGAGGAAATGGTCGAGGGCAGGGCGCACAGGTAAAAGAACCCCAGCATCAGCAGCGACGGTACGTGACTGCCCAATAGCCAGTTACTGAGCAGCCAGAGCAACGGAAACACACCAAAGGTAAAGCCCTGCACCATCAGGTGCAGACGGGTGTTTTTCAGACCGTGGCGGATCTGCTCGCCGGACAGGTTGACCCCGTGCAGGAAGAACACCACGAAGATGCCGATATTGACTACCCATTCAGCGTGCATGGCGCCGCCGCTGGCACCAAAGGTTGGAAAGAAGTACGCCAGCAACGTGGCGATCAACATGCCGCAGAGGAACCAGTCGGTCACCATGCGTTTGAGGTGTCGGAAGATATGCATAGGGCACCGCAAGTTGTAAGAAAAGTCGACTTAGCCTAACGTCGGCCTCTACAACCGTCTTGCGACATAAGGCCAATCAATGCCGACTAACGGACACCAGCAGTTGGAAAGACGCATCCCCGACCTGACGGAGTTGCCTAGGCCGCTGTATGCCCGTGTCGAAAGCTTGAGCGCCGGTTCCTGGACCCAGGCCCACCGTCATGATTGGGTGCAGTTTTCCTACGCCATCAGTGGCGTTCTCGGCGTGCACACCGCCGCAGGCAGCTTCTTCGCCCCGCCACAACGGGGCATCTGGATCCCTGCCGACCTGGAACATCATGTCGTCACCTCGACCCGGGCGGAAATGCGCAGCCTGTATGTCCATCGCCAAGCCTGTCCATGGGCGGATGAGCGTTGCAGGGTATTGGAAGTCACCCCCCTGGCTCGGGAGTTGATCAAGGTTTTTTGTCAGCTGCCGGCCGATTATCCGCAGGACGATAGCCGGGAAGAACGCTTGGTGCAGGTATTGCTCGACCAACTGGCAACCCTGCCGGAAGTGGGTTTTTCCCTGCCGCTGCCTCGACATACTCGCCTGCTGGGGCTGTGCAACGAACTGATCGAACAGCCGGAGCAGAACGTCACCCTGCACGCCTGGGCCGAACGCTTGGGCACATCGGAAAAGACCCTGATGCGCCTGTTCCAGCGAGAGACCGGCCTGAGCTTTCGCGCCTGGCGCCAGCGCATGCGCTTATTGTCGTCCCTGGGGTCGCTGGAGAAGGGCGATAGCGTGACCAGCGCGGCGCTGTCCTGTGGGTACGATTCAACGTCCGCTTTTATCGCGGCGTTCAAGGGGATGTTCGGGTTTACCCCGGGGGAGTTGTTCAAGTCCTGAAACCGTGCAGCCGACATGACTGTCAGCTCTTGTCGCAAATACCTTCGCATTCAGTTGCCAATGCCACACCCTGTCTCGGCTATGATTCGGCTCGGTCGATCCGATCCGGCACATTGTGTGCATCGCTGGTTCATAGGTCGGCAACCCCTCCCCGTGGAGCAAGGATTGCCGTATAACGACTGTCATTCGCGTGTTTGGTAATAAAGGACCCACAATAAAAGCTGATGAAGACTCCAAAACGCATTGAACCCCTGATCGAGGACGGTCTGGTCGACGAGGTGCTGCGCCCACTCATGAGTGGTAAAGAAGCAGCTGTTTATGTGGTGCGCTGCGGCAACGAGCTACGTTGCGCCAAGGTCTACAAGGAGGCGAACAAGCGAAGTTTTCGTCAGGCGGCCGAGTATCAGGAAGGCCGCAAGGTCCGCAATAGCCGTCAGGCTCGTGCCATGGCCAAAGGCTCCAAGTTTGGTCGCAAGGAAACCGAAGACGCCTGGCAGAATGCCGAAGTGGCGGCGCTGTTCCGCTTGGCAAGCGCCGGTGTGCGCGTGCCCAAGCCGTACGACTTCCTTGAAGGCGTGCTGCTGATGGAACTGGTGGCCGACGAGTACGGCGATGCGGCGCCGCGTCTGAACGATGTGGTGCTGGAGCCGGACCAGGCCCGTGAATACCACGCGTTCCTGATTTCCCAGATCGTGCTGATGCTGTGTACCGGCCTGGTGCACGGTGACCTGTCGGAGTTCAACGTACTGCTCACGCCGACCGGCCCGGTGATCATCGATCTGCCGCAAGCCGTGGATGCTGCGGGTAATAACCACGCCTTCAGCATGCTGGAGCGGGACGTGGGCAACATGGCCTCCTACTTCGGCCGGTTTGCGCCGGAGCTCAAGCGTACCAAGTACGCGAAGGAGATGTGGGCGTTGTACGAAGCCGGTACCTTGCACCCGGCCAGCGTGTTGACTGGCGAGTTCGACGAGCCGGAAGAACTGGCGGATGTCGGTGGGATCATGCGCGAGATCGAGGCCGCCCGCCTGGACGAGGAACGTCGCCAAGCCGTGCGCGCCGCCGACGACGCCCCACCCGGCAAAACCGAAGAACCGCCTCCGCCCTGGATGCAGTGATCGGTTGACCACAAACCCGGCCAAGGCCGGGTTTTTTTATGGCTGCCAAAAAACTCAGCCTCACCGCAGATCCATTGTGGGAGCGAGCTTGCTCGCGATAGCGGTGGATCAGCCTGCATCGATGTTGAATGGACTGCCGTCATCGTGAGCAAGCTCGCTCCCACAAGGGGGTTGAGTGTTCCAGGGGCTGTCAGGCGGGCGCGGTTTCCTGGCAACACCCCGACGCCAGTTCCTTGAGGATCGGACAATCCGGGCGGTGGTCACCATGGCAGTGTTCCACCAGGTCCTGGAGCGTGTCGCGCAGTTCGGCCAGTTCGCGGATCTTCTGGTTCAGTTCATCGATGTGCTGCCTGGCCAGGGCCTTGACGTCGGCGCTGGCCCGTTGGCGGTCCTGCCAGAGGGTCAGCAGTTTGCCGACCTCTTCCAGGGAAAACCCAAGGTCCCGGGAGCGCTTGATAAAGGCCAGGGTGTGCAGGTCCTCGGCGCCGTAGATCCGGTAGCCGCTGTCGGTGCGATGGGCTGCCTTGAGCAGGCCGATGGATTCGTAATAGCGGATCATCTTCGCGCTCAGGCCGCTCTGGCGGGCCGCTTGGCCGATGTTCATCGCTTGTCCTCCAGGTGCTTGGGTGTCCAGAATTTCAACAGTAACGCATTGCTCACCACGCTGACGCTCGACAACGCCATGGCCGCGCCAGCCAGCACTGGGTTGAGTAAGCCGAATGCCGCCAGGGGAATGCCGATCAGGTTATAGACGAACGCCCAGAACAGGTTCTGGCGGATCTTGGCGTAGGTCTTGCGGCTGATGTCCAGGGCCGCCGGCACCAGCCGAGGATCACCGCGCATCAGGGTGATACCGGCGGCGTGCATCGCCACGTCAGTGCCGCCGCCCATGGCGATGCCGATGTCGGCCGCAGCGAGGGCCGGCGCATCGTTGATGCCGTCGCCGACCATCGCCACCACCGAATGGCTCTTCAATTGTTGGACGATAGCGGACTTGTCCGCCGGCAATACTTCGGCATGGACCTGGGTGATCCCCAGTGCCTGGGCCACCACCTTGGCGCTGCCATGGTTGTCGCCAGTGAGCAAGTGGCTGGCGATGTGGCGTTCATTCAACGCCTGTACGGCCGCGAGGGCGCCGGGCTTGAGCGTGTCACCGAAGGCGAACAGGCCCAGTACCCGCGGCGTTGCGGTTTGTTCGATCAGCCAGGACAGGGTCCGGCCTTCAGCCTCCCACGCCTGTGCCGACTCGGCCAGCGATGCAGGGCTCAGGCCCAATTCTTCCAACAGGCGCCGATTGCCCAGGGCCAAGCGGCGACCGTCGAGGCTGCCGGCAATGCCGCGCCCGGCCAGGGACTGGCTGTCGCTGACATCCGGCACGTCCAGGCTGCGTTCGGTGCAAGCGTCCAGTACCGCTTTGGCGAGAGGGTGTTCGCTGCCGCGTTGCAGCGCCCCGGCCATTTTCAGCAGCGTGTCTTCATCACCGTCAAGAGCGCTCAAGTGGGCGATGCGCGGTGTGCCGGAGGTCAGGGTGCCAGTCTTGTCGAACACCACGGTATCGACTTCATGGGCGCGCTCCAGGGCCTCGGCGTCCTTGATCAGAATGCCGTGGCGCGCGGCCACGCCCGTGCCGGCCATGATCGCCGTGGGTGTTGCCAGACCCAGGGCGCAGGGGCAGGCAATCACCAGCACGGCGACGGCGTTGATCAGCGCGGTTTCCAGCGGCGCACCGTACAGCCACCAGCCGATCAGCGTCGCCAGGGCCAGCACCAATACCACCGGCACGAAGACCTGGCTGACTTTATCCACCAGTTTCTGAATCGGGGCCTTGGCCGCCTGGGCGTCTTCCACCAGGCGAATGATGCGCGCCAGGACGGTTTCCGTGCCCAAGGCCTGGGTGCGCACCAGCAGCCGGCCTTCGCCATTGATGGCACCACCGGTAACCTTGTCGCCAGGTTGTTTGGGCACCGGCAGGCTCTCGCCGCTGATCAACGCTTCGTCAGCATGGCTCTGGCCTTCCAGCACTTCACCGTCCACCGGGAAGCGCTCGCCGGGCTTGACCAAAACCAGGTCATTCAAGCGCAAGGCGCTGATCGCCACGTCCCGTTCCTGGCCATCGATCACCTGGATCGCCCGCTCTGGCCGCAATGCTTCGAGGGCGCGAATGGCGCTGGCGGTCTGGCGTTTGGCGCGGCTTTCCAGGTATTTGCCCAGCAAGACCAGGGCAATCACCACGGCCGAGGCCTCGAAATACAGGTGCGGCATGCTGCCAGGACCGGCGATGATCCACTCATACAGGCTCAAGCCGTAGCCGGCGCTGGTGCCCAAGGCCACCAACAGGTCCATATTCCCGGCCCCGGCGCGCACGGCTTTGAAGGCGGCGACATAAAAACGCGCGCCGAAGATGAATTGCACCGGCGTCGCCAGGGCGAACTGCACCCAGGCCGGCAGCATCCAGTACACGCCAAATGGTTGCAGCACCATCGGCAGGACCAACGGCACGGCCAGCAGAATCGCCAGCACCAGGGCCAGGCGCTCACGGTTCAAACGGTTGGCCTGCCCGTCTCGGGGCTGCTCGGCCTGCCAGACGCTGGCGTCATACCCGGCGTGCTTGACCGCATCGATCAGGCGCTGCGGATCAACCTGGCCGAGCAATTCAAGGTGGGCTCGCTCGTTGGCGAGGTTGACGCTGACGTTGCTCACGCCGGCGATTTTGCTTAAGGCCCGTTCCACTCGGCCGACGCAGGAGGCGCAGGTCATGCCCTCAATGTTCAACTCCAGGGTTTGAGCAGGGACGCTGTAACCGGCCTGTTCGACGGCCTGCCTCAAGGCTGGCAGGCTGCCCTCGGGCGCCTGGACCCGCGCCTGTTCGGTCGCCAGGTTGACGCTGACGGCGCTGGCGCCGGCAACTTTACTCAAGGCCCGCTCGACCCGCCCGGTGCAGCTGGCGCAGGTCATGCCGGCAATGGGTAGATCGAACGTGGTGGATTCAGACATCGGTCAGGCTCCCTGTAGTGAATGACTACAGGATCAACCTTGCCATGCTGGCAAGGTCAAGCGCCAATCGAAAAGCTCGCACACATCTCTAATGCGGAGCTGGCGTTTCAGTAACCGAGCCCGGTTGACTTGAGGTACATGCCTTGCCCGTTCAGGGCGATGCGGAACTTGAGGATATCGCCGGCCCTGACCGTGATCTCCTGCGACCCGGGCGCGAGCATGCCCGGGTTGCAACCCGGTACCTGGCCCGGCAGCAACTTCAGACGCAAGGAGAATTGACCCGGTGGCAAGTTGAACGAGGTGCTTTGCTCCTGGAACAGCCGGGCCGAGAGCTGATCCTGAATGTAAATGCCGATTTCGCAGGAAGTCGCCACTTCCAGGCGCTCGCGGGAAATGATCAGCACGCCGTAATCTTCGCCAGTGGCCGATGCCTGGGGGGCTACCGCTGAAAAACCGAGCATGCAAAACAGGCTGAACGCTGACCAGCGCATGGCTGAACCTCCGGTGTGAAATCCTTGATATGTGCAGCTTGGCTGAGCGCGGTGCCGATTGCCAGCCCGGCAGTTTTCGCCAGAACTTGACCTTGCCATGATGGCAAGCTTGAAGCTATTGGCAACGTCATCCAAAGGAGTCATCTCATGCAAACTTTCAATGTTCAGGGAATGTCCTGTGGTCACTGCGTCAAGGCGATCACCCAGGCTGTCCAGGCCAAGGATCCGGCGGCCGACGTGCAAGTCGACCTGAGCGCCAAGACCGTTCAGGTCCAGAGCGCATTGCCGGTCGATGCCGTGCTCAAGGCCATTCAGGAGGAGGGGTATGAGGTAAGCCCCGCCTGAAGAATTTTAATCGTTAGCGACCTATCGGAATGTTCAAAAGCGCCCGGCACAGCTAGACTGTCGGGCTGCCGACTGACGCCTGAACTGGACGCCCGATGAACCTCCGTACCATTCTGATTCTTGGCGCCCTGAGCGCTTTCGGTCCCTTGGCGATCGACTTCTATTTGCCCGCTTTTCCGGCGATGGCCACGGCCTTCGGTACCGACGAAAAGCACATCCAATTAACCCTGGCGGCTTATTTTCTCGGCTTATCCATTGGGCAACTGGCCTACGGGCCGGTGGCGGATCGGTTCGGGCGGCGCATTCCGCTACTGACCGGTGTCGGCTTGTTCACCTTGGCGTCCCTGGCCTGCGCCTACGCGCCGAGTCTCGAATGGCTGATCGGTGCCCGCTTCGTCCAGGCCCTGGGTGGGTGCGCCGGGATGGTGATTTCCCGGGCGGTGGTCAGCGATAAATGCGACGCGGTGGGTTCGGCCAAGGTGTTTTCGCAGTTGATGCTGGTGATGGGGCTGGCGCCGATTCTCGCGCCGATGCTGGGTGGGTTGCTGGTGAACCTGCATGGCTGGCAGTCAATCTTCATTGCCCTGACCGTGTTCAGCGCATTGGCGTCGACGGCGGTGGCCTTGTGGCTGCCGGAAAGCTTGCCGGACTATGTGCCTAGGCAACCGTTGTCGGGGGCGTTGCGCCAATATGGCCGGTTATTGACCGACGCCGTCTACTTCGGCCATGCGCTAACGGGGGGCATCGCTATCGCTGGGATGTTTGCCTACATCGCCGGTTCGCCTTTTGTCTTCATCAAGCTCTATGGTGTACCGGCCGAGCATTTCGGTTGGCTGTTCGGCACCAACGCGGCGGGCTTCATTCTGGTGGCACAGGTCAATGCCCGGTTGTTGTCCCGACGAGGTCCGGCGTTCCTGCTGGGCCGCGCGGTATGGATCTACCTGGCCGCCGGACTGACGCTGCTGGCTGTCAGCGCCTTGCAGCCGGTGCATTTGTGGCC
Coding sequences within:
- a CDS encoding heavy metal translocating P-type ATPase, with the translated sequence MSESTTFDLPIAGMTCASCTGRVERALSKVAGASAVSVNLATEQARVQAPEGSLPALRQAVEQAGYSVPAQTLELNIEGMTCASCVGRVERALSKIAGVSNVSVNLANERAHLELLGQVDPQRLIDAVKHAGYDASVWQAEQPRDGQANRLNRERLALVLAILLAVPLVLPMVLQPFGVYWMLPAWVQFALATPVQFIFGARFYVAAFKAVRAGAGNMDLLVALGTSAGYGLSLYEWIIAGPGSMPHLYFEASAVVIALVLLGKYLESRAKRQTASAIRALEALRPERAIQVIDGQERDVAISALRLNDLVLVKPGERFPVDGEVLEGQSHADEALISGESLPVPKQPGDKVTGGAINGEGRLLVRTQALGTETVLARIIRLVEDAQAAKAPIQKLVDKVSQVFVPVVLVLALATLIGWWLYGAPLETALINAVAVLVIACPCALGLATPTAIMAGTGVAARHGILIKDAEALERAHEVDTVVFDKTGTLTSGTPRIAHLSALDGDEDTLLKMAGALQRGSEHPLAKAVLDACTERSLDVPDVSDSQSLAGRGIAGSLDGRRLALGNRRLLEELGLSPASLAESAQAWEAEGRTLSWLIEQTATPRVLGLFAFGDTLKPGALAAVQALNERHIASHLLTGDNHGSAKVVAQALGITQVHAEVLPADKSAIVQQLKSHSVVAMVGDGINDAPALAAADIGIAMGGGTDVAMHAAGITLMRGDPRLVPAALDISRKTYAKIRQNLFWAFVYNLIGIPLAAFGLLNPVLAGAAMALSSVSVVSNALLLKFWTPKHLEDKR
- a CDS encoding cation transporter codes for the protein MQTFNVQGMSCGHCVKAITQAVQAKDPAADVQVDLSAKTVQVQSALPVDAVLKAIQEEGYEVSPA
- a CDS encoding 3-oxoacyl-ACP reductase, with translation MSDRYIDFANSAIGLRLVGALGLPSPVRLERWQAGRLRPIEGALLLGGGPLTEQVGTFAKRLTDAIFVYGGEPTLATEWIPGHGPKIKAVVYDASHLVQVDQLKQLREFFQPLMKNLDRSAHVVILGRAPESLGDPFAASAQRALEGFSRSLAKELRHGGTLQLLYVGDGAETQLEGALRFFLSPKSAFVSGQVIRLNACDTQVQDWTRPLTGLKALVTGAARGIGAAIAETLARDGADVILLDVPQAKADLDALAARLSGRSVTLDICAEEAATQLIEHLPDGVDIVVHNAGITRDKTLANMTPEFWDAVLAVNLNAPQVLTKALLDSGTLRDNGRVVLLASISGIAGNRGQTNYAASKAGLIGLAQAWAPALQARGISINAVAPGFIETRMTAEIPFALREAGRRMSSLGQGGLPQDVAEAVAWLAQPGTGAVTGQALRVCGQSLLGA
- a CDS encoding helix-turn-helix transcriptional regulator, with translation MPTNGHQQLERRIPDLTELPRPLYARVESLSAGSWTQAHRHDWVQFSYAISGVLGVHTAAGSFFAPPQRGIWIPADLEHHVVTSTRAEMRSLYVHRQACPWADERCRVLEVTPLARELIKVFCQLPADYPQDDSREERLVQVLLDQLATLPEVGFSLPLPRHTRLLGLCNELIEQPEQNVTLHAWAERLGTSEKTLMRLFQRETGLSFRAWRQRMRLLSSLGSLEKGDSVTSAALSCGYDSTSAFIAAFKGMFGFTPGELFKS
- a CDS encoding PA4780 family RIO1-like protein kinase; translated protein: MKTPKRIEPLIEDGLVDEVLRPLMSGKEAAVYVVRCGNELRCAKVYKEANKRSFRQAAEYQEGRKVRNSRQARAMAKGSKFGRKETEDAWQNAEVAALFRLASAGVRVPKPYDFLEGVLLMELVADEYGDAAPRLNDVVLEPDQAREYHAFLISQIVLMLCTGLVHGDLSEFNVLLTPTGPVIIDLPQAVDAAGNNHAFSMLERDVGNMASYFGRFAPELKRTKYAKEMWALYEAGTLHPASVLTGEFDEPEELADVGGIMREIEAARLDEERRQAVRAADDAPPGKTEEPPPPWMQ
- a CDS encoding bile acid:sodium symporter family protein, with amino-acid sequence MHIFRHLKRMVTDWFLCGMLIATLLAYFFPTFGASGGAMHAEWVVNIGIFVVFFLHGVNLSGEQIRHGLKNTRLHLMVQGFTFGVFPLLWLLSNWLLGSHVPSLLMLGFFYLCALPSTISSSVALTGSAGGNVPAAILNASLSSVLGVVLTPLLVSFVVGSGAGGIDLGSTLLDLCMMLLLPLVLGQFLRRWLAGFFGRYKRYTSVIDKLVILLLVYAAFCNSMVSGIWQQQGHGVLLSAVIGSAVLLAIILWMTTRTARTLRFSNADEIAAVFCASKKSLAAGVPMAALIFGNNPGLGLILLPIMIYHPMQLIVCSILAERYASRQRELASQQNGAILSAR
- a CDS encoding multidrug effflux MFS transporter, translated to MNLRTILILGALSAFGPLAIDFYLPAFPAMATAFGTDEKHIQLTLAAYFLGLSIGQLAYGPVADRFGRRIPLLTGVGLFTLASLACAYAPSLEWLIGARFVQALGGCAGMVISRAVVSDKCDAVGSAKVFSQLMLVMGLAPILAPMLGGLLVNLHGWQSIFIALTVFSALASTAVALWLPESLPDYVPRQPLSGALRQYGRLLTDAVYFGHALTGGIAIAGMFAYIAGSPFVFIKLYGVPAEHFGWLFGTNAAGFILVAQVNARLLSRRGPAFLLGRAVWIYLAAGLTLLAVSALQPVHLWPLLIPLFICISSLGCILPNASACAMNGQGARAGSASAMLGCLQFSVAAGAAALVAALHDGSAVPMALVISLCGLLVVSAAMLTRRLQNARALAQASRQG
- the cueR gene encoding Cu(I)-responsive transcriptional regulator, which encodes MNIGQAARQSGLSAKMIRYYESIGLLKAAHRTDSGYRIYGAEDLHTLAFIKRSRDLGFSLEEVGKLLTLWQDRQRASADVKALARQHIDELNQKIRELAELRDTLQDLVEHCHGDHRPDCPILKELASGCCQETAPA
- a CDS encoding acetyl-CoA C-acetyltransferase, which gives rise to MTQLRRVAIIGGNRIPFARSNGPYATASNQAMLTAALEGLIERYNLHGLHIGEVAAGAVLKHSRDMNMTRECVLGSRLSPMTPAYDVQQACGTGLETVLLVANKIALGQIDSGIAGGVDTTSDAPIAVNEGLRRILLQANRAKTTADKIKTFLQLRPQHLVPDLPRINEPRTGLNMGQHCELMAQTWQIPREEQDQLALESHQKLAASYAEGWQNDLMTPFLGLTRDNNLRPDLTLEKLASLKPAFEKSAKGTMTAGNSTPLTDGASLVLLGSEEWAQARGLPILAYLRDGETAAVDFVHGAEGLLMAPVYAVPRLLARNGLTLQDFDYYEIHEAFAAQVLCTLKAWEDPDYCKTRLGLAAPLGAIDRSRLNVKGSSLAAGHPFAATGGRIVANLAKLLDAAGRGRGLISICAAAGQGVTAIIER